The Bacteroidota bacterium genome includes a region encoding these proteins:
- a CDS encoding gliding motility-associated C-terminal domain-containing protein, with product MIKKSLLQVAIILLIGINSGYGQIIGSNCFLKGNYVEVGVNQCGAYGSNESPPGDYHETTPFTGLGFVADPGEDGWDVGDPVFCGDYFVPGSPVEGWQVQIGATTYTNTDQSCGGAEIPGSITDYYYAASEYVSVWEGDIAGINLHITQKTIVPENEVYFLTEVTFCNDGATDVNNLYYKRNVDPDQDVALAGDYWTDNVIEVNPPDTCTALVTATGTTIGCFLGMGALDTMARASFGLFGTDEGTAENAWNGTGGYSNGEGETVTCDCATQITFKVPVIPAGECRTVTFAYILNIDDLTNALEATLPVDVLVDGEPAPADDTLYICNYEEIEIEISGGESYEWTWTYEGGTGDITTSEISHFTPDGNGSISMEGLGGFCGVLSRKLIIIYEGDITADAGEDLEVCIGSSVELDGSGGETYMWSPITGLSDPVDPNADASPTTTTTYTLTAFTQHGCSDTDEMVVTVNPLPNIDAGADTELCPEGSVQLQAEGGIEYTWEPSTGLSCDDCPDPICTVDDNTTYTVTGVDANGCINTDEVDVSVFSSLVITATASPNDTIDGFEGESTQLNVTGAVEYEWEPSTGLSDTHIANPIAQPEFTTTYYVTGTDENGCIGVDSITIYVVGEIALPTAFSPNEDGINDVWAPIYSGSGEIEVYSIYNRWGQEVYTGNGSTPGWDGTWNGKEQEMGTYTVLIRGVSSTNVPRVITGNFILVR from the coding sequence ATGATTAAAAAAAGTTTATTACAGGTAGCAATTATTCTATTAATAGGGATAAACAGTGGGTACGGACAAATTATTGGTTCGAACTGTTTTCTCAAGGGTAATTATGTGGAAGTAGGGGTAAACCAGTGCGGTGCTTATGGTTCGAACGAATCTCCTCCGGGGGATTATCATGAAACCACCCCTTTTACCGGACTTGGTTTTGTTGCCGATCCGGGTGAAGACGGATGGGATGTGGGTGATCCGGTATTTTGCGGTGACTACTTTGTGCCTGGTTCCCCGGTTGAGGGTTGGCAGGTTCAAATTGGTGCAACAACCTATACCAATACCGATCAAAGTTGCGGGGGTGCTGAAATTCCCGGAAGTATAACTGATTATTATTATGCAGCCAGCGAATATGTAAGTGTATGGGAAGGTGATATTGCAGGTATTAATCTACATATCACTCAAAAAACAATAGTTCCGGAAAATGAAGTATATTTTCTTACGGAAGTTACCTTTTGTAATGACGGAGCAACTGATGTAAATAATTTATACTACAAACGCAATGTTGACCCTGATCAGGATGTAGCCCTTGCAGGTGATTATTGGACAGATAATGTTATTGAAGTAAATCCACCCGACACTTGCACAGCGCTGGTTACAGCAACAGGCACAACAATAGGTTGTTTTCTTGGGATGGGTGCATTGGATACTATGGCCAGAGCATCTTTTGGACTCTTCGGAACCGATGAGGGAACTGCTGAAAATGCCTGGAATGGCACGGGCGGGTATTCAAACGGTGAAGGAGAAACAGTTACTTGCGATTGTGCTACACAGATCACCTTTAAAGTTCCGGTAATTCCTGCGGGCGAATGTCGCACAGTTACCTTTGCTTATATTCTTAATATTGATGACCTTACCAATGCTCTTGAAGCAACATTACCTGTTGACGTTTTAGTGGATGGCGAACCGGCTCCGGCTGATGATACATTATATATTTGTAATTACGAGGAAATAGAAATAGAAATTTCGGGTGGAGAAAGTTATGAGTGGACATGGACTTATGAAGGTGGAACAGGCGATATTACAACTTCTGAAATTTCACACTTTACACCAGATGGTAACGGTTCAATTTCTATGGAAGGATTAGGAGGATTTTGTGGGGTATTGTCCAGAAAATTGATCATAATTTATGAAGGAGATATTACAGCTGATGCGGGTGAAGATCTTGAAGTTTGTATTGGTAGTTCTGTTGAATTAGATGGCTCCGGTGGAGAAACATATATGTGGTCTCCAATTACGGGTTTATCTGATCCTGTAGATCCGAATGCCGATGCATCTCCAACAACCACAACTACTTATACATTAACTGCATTTACGCAACATGGTTGCTCTGATACGGACGAAATGGTAGTTACAGTTAATCCTTTGCCGAACATAGATGCTGGTGCAGATACCGAACTTTGTCCTGAAGGTTCTGTTCAATTACAAGCAGAAGGTGGAATTGAATATACCTGGGAACCTTCTACAGGCTTAAGCTGCGACGATTGTCCAGATCCAATTTGTACAGTTGATGATAATACAACTTATACTGTTACAGGTGTGGATGCAAATGGATGTATAAATACTGATGAGGTTGATGTATCTGTATTTTCATCGTTGGTTATCACTGCTACAGCAAGCCCTAACGATACAATTGATGGTTTTGAAGGTGAAAGTACACAATTAAATGTTACCGGTGCCGTGGAATATGAATGGGAACCGTCCACAGGTTTAAGTGATACGCATATTGCGAATCCAATAGCTCAGCCAGAATTTACAACTACTTATTATGTTACCGGAACTGATGAAAATGGATGTATTGGTGTGGACTCAATCACTATTTATGTGGTTGGCGAAATTGCACTTCCAACAGCATTTTCACCAAATGAAGATGGAATTAATGATGTATGGGCACCAATTTATTCAGGTAGTGGAGAAATTGAAGTTTACAGTATTTATAATCGTTGGGGTCAGGAGGTTTATACAGGTAATGGATCAACACCGGGCTGGGACGGAACGTGGAATGGGAAAGAACAGGAGATGGGAACTTATACAGTTTTGATTCGCGGCGTTTCATCCACAAATGTTCCACGTGTTATAACAGGGAATTTTATCTTGGTGAGATAA